The nucleotide sequence GCCAAATAAAACGACCGTCTGCTTTGCTCAGTGGAATAGCTATCTTTATTCAGATTGACACGGGATATAAGGTAGCCATCTGTCGCTACTCCATAATCGACATTTTTAGCTTTGGTAACTAAAATCAAAAACAGAATACTAATACATAAAATTGAAAAGGAGAGCGCCATTTCAACAATCACCAACGAACGCCCAGCCTTGCTGGTACGATAACGTGTGATCCCCCTGGTACCATCTTTTAATGCCTGAAAAAATTGACCATTGGCAATTTTCCAGGCTGGTAATGCGCCAGTGATAAAGGCGGTAACAATGACCAAAATGCTCGCATTAACAATCATGCTGCTATCTAGGGAGAGATGCCACCAGGATGGCACACGGGTAGGCACAAACCGGGGAAATATCTTGTTTGTCAAGTCTAACCCCCAGGCAGCGAGTAAAACACCGACAATCCCGGCCAGGATGCAGATGATCAGACTTTCCCACAGCATCTGCATCACTAACCGCATCATGGGGGAACCCAAAGCAGCTCTGATCGCAATCTCTCTTGCTCGCTGATGAGACCGTGCCAACAGTAAATTACCCACATTACAGCAGGCCAATAAGAGAACAAACGCTACCGCAGATAAAGTGATAAGAAATACCTGAGCAGTATCATCCCCCATAAAACTTACCTGAAAAGAAAGTGCGACGGCTGATACCCCTTTATTACTCTCTGGATATTTATCAGCCAGCTTATCCATGACTGAAACAATTTCCTGATTCGCTTCATCCAGAGAAAAGTGGGGATTCAAATGAGCATACACATAAACATCTGGAGCCTGGCTTCTTAAAGAAAAAGCGAGTGGTTTTATCCTGGAAGGTAACCAAATATCATGAAAAAATGGGAAAGCGAAACCTTTAGGCATAACACCAACGATATAGGTGCGAACACCATTTATCTGGACAGACTGCTTAAGAATATCCTCTCTGCCGTTAAAATAACTTTTCCACAAGTCATAGCTGATTACCGTAACAGGTAATGCATCGGGCTGCATATCCTTATCGTTGAGAACTCGCCCCATCAATGGTGAAGTACCCGTATAACTAAACATATGAGGGGTACTCAGGATCCCGATATACTTAACGGACCGGTTACCGTCGTTGAGATCTAAAAATTCGGCGTAGAAATACCCAATATCATCAAGTTTCGTCGACTGCCTTGACAGCTCGGTATAGTCCAGAAAATTCAAACCAGAATCATCCAAACTGACACCACCCACATTTGGCGTCACCATCACCATGCCTTCCCCTTTCGGGTACGGCAGGGTTTTGTACATGATGGTGTTGATGACGGAATACATGTACAGCGCCAGCCCCAGCCCACAGGCCATCACAGTAATGGTCAGCACGCTGAATCCGGGGCTTTTGAGCAGCAGGCGCAGGGCGTAACGGATATCGAACCATACATTCATCGTGTCATACCGCCTGACGCAATTGTCCGTTTTCGCCATCGGCCACCACCTGCCCGTCAGACAGCACGATGGTGCGCTGGGCGCGCATGGCGGAACGCGGATCATGGGTGACGATGCAGATGGTCGCGCCGTCCTGATGCAGTTCATCGAGAATATTCATCACCGCTTCGGCGTTGGCGGAATCCAGATTCCCGGTCGGTTCGTCCGCCAGCAGCAACGACGGCTTGCCGACAATGGCCCGCGCCACCGCCACCCGCTGTTGCTGACCGCCGGAAAGCTGTGACGGGTAGTGGCGCACCCGGTGCGACATGTTGACTTTTTCCAGCGCCTGAATGACCCGCTCTTTCTGTTCCGATCGCGACAAGTCATTACGGTAAGTGAGCGGCAACGCTACGTTTTCCGCGATAGTCAGGTCGCTTATCAGATTAAACGACTGAAAGATAAAACCGATTTCCCGGTTGCGCAGGCGAGCCATCTCCCGGCGGCTGATGCGTTCTACATCCGTGCCGTTCAACCGGTAGCGCCCTTCCGTCGGCGTGTCCAGCAACCCCATGATCGACAGCAGCGTCGATTTCCCACAACCGGACGGCCCCGCGATAGAGACGTATTCTCCCGAGTGAATAGAAAGGTTTATCTTGCTAAGGGCATGCGTTTCAATTTCATCGGTAAGAAAGATTTTATGCACATTATCAAGTTGAACCAGCACCGTCATGGGAAATCCTCAGTGTATAAATAGTGTCAGCCTTCCTGAGGCCGAGGGTATCTTACAGGCCGCAGGCCACTCACTTTTATCTCTGGTTTTAAAAATGTGGCCAAAATATCCCCCCGCCTGTCTATGACGACGCCCTCGTCTTCCACTGACACTGACTGACTCGCCATGCCGTTTCCCGTTCGTCTGCATCAGACAATACGCGCACGGTCTTCGCCAACACCGTTTCGGCCTCTTCAGATAACAGCACAAATCATACCAATTCTATCCTGACCGCGGCCGGCGACCCGATCACCGGGCAGATGGCGGCCTCCAGCAGCCGATGCGTATGTCAGCCTGCCATCGGCACGGCGTATCGCCCTCCCGGATCGTGGCAGGGTAACGCATCCGAATTACCATTTGCGAGACGAAAAATCCCATGTTTGGCATGGAGCAATCCCAATAACGGGACGAGTTACGGCTAGGCGTAAGTATTTCCCTTGAAAAACAACCCTTCACAACATGGCACACAATTTGCGTTAGACAGCTCGTACATCTGACCAAGGGACAATAATTAACCACAGACTTCGCCGCTGTAAGGATTTTTGGATTTAGCTGGACCAGACACGGGGAATCTACTTTTTTGGGATGACACCATGAGCTTACAGAACACCTACGCCCATACGTTGGATAATGATATTTTCAACAACAATCTGATTCAGGATATGTACCGCCGTCACCCTAACTTGCGAAAAACACTCGCAGCCAATAATAAAGCGACCAGTCTGGCGGGAATTATTGATTATATCATCGACAATATCGGTAATAATATTACGCTGGAAAATCTTGAAGCCGTCAGCGGTAAATCAAAATTTGATATCTGCCGTCTTTTCAATCAGGTCTATAACATTACGCCGATGCGCTGGATTTGGCGTGTACGCCTGACGCTGGCAAAAGAGATCATTCATATCTCGCCCAACTGGTCGCTCACCGATATTTGCTACGCCTGCGGTTTTTCCTCGTTGCCGCATTTTTCACGTTGTTTTACCAAGACCTACAACATTCCGCCGCTGAAGTACCGCAAAGCAGTCTCGCTGGAACGGGAAAACGAGCCGCCCCGCACCCTGCAAAACATGAGCTTCGATATTATTTTCGGTAAACAGCGTCACCTGTTCTCACGCCACGTGCTGCTGGATAATATCCAGAACCTCTGCAATTAAACACCCATAGCCCGCCGTCGCCGATGGCGGGCTCGTCTGGTACGTCATGCCCAGTTGCGAATCATATCCGTTTTGATGCCGTCGGCACCGGACCATACCGCGACGAATCCGCGTCATCAGGCATGATCGAATACGGAATGTGTGGCGGTATCCGCCTTTCAGTTCCCGCTCCGGCGTCAGATAAAAACGACAGAATGCGCTGGTGTACCAGGGGACTGCGTAAAATCCCCAGATGGCCCAGCCCGCGGGTATAGAACACCTCGCTGTGGGCAAACGCCTGATGGATCTCGTCCGCCACCTGCGGATGAACACGAACATCCTGCCAGTCATGGCAAATCAGCGCCGGGCAATCAAGCGTACGGTAGAGCGCTTCGCCGACCTGATCGGGATGAAAGCCAAAGCGTCGCGCGTAAATCGCTTTCATGGGCGCCGCCAGCGACGCCGACACCGACGCACCCGCCAAAAACTGGTCGATCATCTTACCGAAATTATCCGGGCTGGCCAGCAGCACCAGCCGCTCCGCCGCCAGCCCCTGCGCCAGCGCCAGGCTACACACCAGGCCGCCGCTGGAATGCCCGACCACCGCACAGAACGGGCCGTAGCGCTGCCCCAGCCGGATAAGCAGACTGGCCAGCTCGTAGCTGGACACCCGCTTTCCCTCAGACAACCCGTGCGCCAGCAGATCCGGCATCACCACGCCGTACCCCTGCGCCTTTAACGCCTCGCACAGCATCCGAAACATAATGCCGCGGCCCTCCCAGCCATGCACCAGCAAGACGTTTTTTGCCGGCGTGTCCGCTGGCGGCGGCACCCAGCGAAACACATACACGTTCTGGCGCTGAAAACAGACTGTCTCCTGTCGAAAACCGGCCAGATAGTCGTGGTCCATCTGCTTATAAGAGATATAACGCGTGGTTTCGAACAGATGTAGCAGATAGCGCGCCGCCAGATGCGGAGAACAGCGCTCCAGCAACCAC is from Dickeya dianthicola NCPPB 453 and encodes:
- a CDS encoding ABC transporter permease, with product MNVWFDIRYALRLLLKSPGFSVLTITVMACGLGLALYMYSVINTIMYKTLPYPKGEGMVMVTPNVGGVSLDDSGLNFLDYTELSRQSTKLDDIGYFYAEFLDLNDGNRSVKYIGILSTPHMFSYTGTSPLMGRVLNDKDMQPDALPVTVISYDLWKSYFNGREDILKQSVQINGVRTYIVGVMPKGFAFPFFHDIWLPSRIKPLAFSLRSQAPDVYVYAHLNPHFSLDEANQEIVSVMDKLADKYPESNKGVSAVALSFQVSFMGDDTAQVFLITLSAVAFVLLLACCNVGNLLLARSHQRAREIAIRAALGSPMMRLVMQMLWESLIICILAGIVGVLLAAWGLDLTNKIFPRFVPTRVPSWWHLSLDSSMIVNASILVIVTAFITGALPAWKIANGQFFQALKDGTRGITRYRTSKAGRSLVIVEMALSFSILCISILFLILVTKAKNVDYGVATDGYLISRVNLNKDSYSTEQSRRSFYLALSKQLHDIPNLTSEALTTSAPGEFTEAHQFLIENREDGVIGDEGYPMANDVGVMPGSLTGMGVNVLYGREFSAQDNEKSLPVAVISESLARKYWPDGKSAIGKRIRFRSEDNTDWYTVIGVVSHVIHGRPFSAFKNRATIYRSLLQRPAPMVTIMLKSEHLVVLPEILKLALYNVDNLMPVGPPQALNDMIERNTFGVSVLANLFMLFGVITIVLSSSGIYAVTQNAISQRIQEIGIRQVLGATPNHLLRMLMLQGVNQLIAGLILGLPLALLAAPRINRILGDGRIHFTLLFACVALFIVIIVALATWIPSRRVIMMKPGDAIRYE
- a CDS encoding ABC transporter ATP-binding protein; translation: MTVLVQLDNVHKIFLTDEIETHALSKINLSIHSGEYVSIAGPSGCGKSTLLSIMGLLDTPTEGRYRLNGTDVERISRREMARLRNREIGFIFQSFNLISDLTIAENVALPLTYRNDLSRSEQKERVIQALEKVNMSHRVRHYPSQLSGGQQQRVAVARAIVGKPSLLLADEPTGNLDSANAEAVMNILDELHQDGATICIVTHDPRSAMRAQRTIVLSDGQVVADGENGQLRQAV
- the vfmE gene encoding AraC family transcriptional regulator VfmE, translated to MSLQNTYAHTLDNDIFNNNLIQDMYRRHPNLRKTLAANNKATSLAGIIDYIIDNIGNNITLENLEAVSGKSKFDICRLFNQVYNITPMRWIWRVRLTLAKEIIHISPNWSLTDICYACGFSSLPHFSRCFTKTYNIPPLKYRKAVSLERENEPPRTLQNMSFDIIFGKQRHLFSRHVLLDNIQNLCN
- a CDS encoding alpha/beta hydrolase, which encodes MLLYNLCYPLMWLATLVQYNYYRLLVKLKRRPSLLLKVRIKPETHYIRLCRVLRLADLWLLERCSPHLAARYLLHLFETTRYISYKQMDHDYLAGFRQETVCFQRQNVYVFRWVPPPADTPAKNVLLVHGWEGRGIMFRMLCEALKAQGYGVVMPDLLAHGLSEGKRVSSYELASLLIRLGQRYGPFCAVVGHSSGGLVCSLALAQGLAAERLVLLASPDNFGKMIDQFLAGASVSASLAAPMKAIYARRFGFHPDQVGEALYRTLDCPALICHDWQDVRVHPQVADEIHQAFAHSEVFYTRGLGHLGILRSPLVHQRILSFLSDAGAGTERRIPPHIPYSIMPDDADSSRYGPVPTASKRI